The nucleotide window ACCCTCGGACATCTAGTCGGCGATCATCTCTTAGTGGCGATCGCTACTCGCTTGCAACACTGCGTCCGTTCTGGTGATACAGTGGCTCGTTTAGGGGGTGATGAGTTTATTATTCTCCTGGACGATTTATTAGAAGAATCTGACGCTTTTCCGATTACTGAGCGCATTCTGGGGCGAATTAAAGAGCCTCTCGTCATCAATAACCAACAAATACAAACGTCCGCCAGTATTGGGATTGTTTTTAATCGGGATGGGAATGAATCGGAAACCGATTTGTTAAGAAATGCTGATTTAGCGATGTATAGTGCCAAAGAACAGGGTAAATCTCGTTATGCGGTCTTTAATCCGACTATGCACCTTCGCGCTCACACCCTCTGGGAAATTGAAAATAACCTCCGTACTGCCCTTGACGGTCAAGAATTTCTCCTCCACTATCAACCCATTTTCTCGTTAACGACTCAAACTTTAGTCGGGTTTGAAGCGCTAATTCGCTGGCGGCATCCAGTCCGAGGATTGATTTCTCCGATGGATTTTATCCCTGTTGCTGAAGAAACGGGTTTAATTGTTCCCATTGGGGAGTGGGTACTACAAGAAGCTTGTCGACAATTACTCCATTGGCAAGAGCTTAATCCGGGGGCTAAGTGTTGTTTCATGAGTATTAATCTTTCCAGTCGCCAATTAGAATCAGGTAACTTTATCGCTGTAATTGACCAAATTCTTCAACAAACTCCCTTGTCAGCCAAAAACCTAAAACTGGAAATTACAGAAACTTTATTGATGAAAAATTTAGAGGCCGCATCCGCTTTATTATTAGAATTGAAAAACCGAGCGATCGGCGTGAGTATTGATGATTTTGGAACGGGTTATTCTTCTTTAAGTTATTTATGTCATTTGCCGGTTGATAGCTTAAAAATCGATCGCTCTTTTGTCGCTAAAATGGATAAGGGCAGAGAAAGTTTACAAGTGATTCAAGCCATTATTAGTTTAGCCCACCAGCTAAATCTCGAAGTGATTGCCGAAGGTATTGAAACTCAAGACCATTTAACTCAATTGCACCATTTAAAATGTGAGTATGGCCAGGGTTATTTTTTATCAAAACCCTTAGATTCCGAAAAGGCAACACAGCTTATCTGTTCATCCCCTGTTGTCTGTTTATAACTCATTTTTCACCCTCTATGACCACTCAAATCGAAACGACATCGCCTCAACCTAAATCTCAAGAGGTTTTATTAGGAAAATCTCTCCCCCAATTAACCCAGTGGGTTCAAAAACAAGGACAACCCTCTTATCGAGGGAAACAACTTCATCAATGGATCTATGAAAAAGGCGTGCGATCGCTCAATGAAATCTCCGTTTTTCCGAAATCTTGGCGCGAAGACCTGAAAGATTATCCCATTGGACGCTCTGACATCCATTACCGCAGTATTGCCCCCGATAAAACCCGTAAATATCTATTACGTCTCGAAGATGGGTTAATTATTGAAACCGTTGGGATTCCCACCGAAAAACGCTTAACAGTCTGTGTCTCGTCTCAAGTCGGTTGTCCGATGGACTGTGATTTTTGTGCCACAGGAAAAGGAGGGTTTACCCGTAACCTCACCGCATCGGAAATTGTCGATCAAGTTTTAACCGTACAGGAAGATTTTCAAAGACGGGTGAGTCACGTGGTTTTTATGGGGATGGGAGAACCCTTATTAAATCTCAAAGAGGTTGTTCCTGCGGTTCGTACCCTCAATGAAGATGTGGGGATAGGAATGCGATCGCTAACCATTTCTACGGTAGGATTGCCGAGTAAAATTGAAAAACTGGCTCAACATCAATTACAATTAACCCTGGCCGTCAGTCTTCACGCCCCTAACCAAAAATTACGAGAACAATTGATTCCCAGTGCAAAACGTTATCCCCTCAAATACCTATTAGACAACTGCCATAAGTACGTCGAAATGACCAAACGGCGAGTCACTTTTGAATATATTCTCCTCGCTGATGTCAACGATTTACCCCATCACGCCCAAGAATTAGCGACTCAAATTCGAGGATTTCAGAGTCATGTTAACCTAATTCCTTATAATCCTATCTCAGAAGCCGATTATCAACGTCCTAATGGGGAACGAATCAACGCCTTTATGAAAATTCTTCAAGAAGAAAAAATTGCCGTGAGTGTACGCTATTCTCGCGGACTACAAGCGGATGCCGCCTGTGGACAATTACGAGAAAGAAAAGCTTCAATAATTGATAATTGACAAGGGATAATTGATAATTGATAATGGATAATTATTTAGGGTTTAGCGCCGATCAAGTTAATTATTAATTATTGATGATTGACTGTCGAATTATTACTCATTATCCATTGTCCATTATCCATTATCCATTGATAAAATCCCTCCTAAACTGCAATACCTGGGGCATAGGATTCAATCACTTTACCCGTCACATAACAACTGACTAATAAATAATCACACACCGGGCAAGCCGTTTTCACCAAATTATGTTGATGGATATACTGCCGGTGGGCAAAATTTCCACAATTAGGACAGCGAACTTGTTGAGTTTTAAGCATTGAAATTTTTTCCCTCATTATTTTAAAAGTTTTTTAGTCAACGTTCCAAGAGCTAATTAATTTGTACCTAGGTCTATCTTAAGATAGAGATAAAAGAGTTAAATTGATTTAAGACATTTATAAGCCAGTTTACCTTGATCCTCATTATGAATCAATTTACTTCAGGACTATATTAAGTTTAATAAACCCATCAAGAGGACGATCATACCATCTCTTAGGAATTTGTTAATTATCTTTAATAATTAATTAATTTTGTTGAGTTACGAGGAAAATGAATCATGAATTATAAGTACCTGGACTTCCATCTTTGTTAACTGTGAGGATAGGCAACAGGGAACAGGCAAAGAGTGTCAAAATTTCAGTCTTTATTTATGTCAACTTACATTCGTGCCTCCTGCCCTCTGCCTGGCCCGAAGGGCTGTTAATTTTCGTCCCCAAAATAAGGTAAAATTGCGAAGTTGTCGAAATTTAGCCTCATTATTAGACGAACAATCATCCTAATCTATGGAATTTGAATGGCAAATCGCCAAAACTTACGAAGACATTCTTTATCATAAAGGGGACGGGATCGCCAAAATCACGATTAATCGTCCTCATAAACGCAATGCTTTCCGTCCTAAAACGGTTTTTGAATTGTATGATGCTTTTTGTGATGCGCGAGAAGATCAACAGATCGGGGTGATCCTCTTAACCGGTGCAGGGCCTCACACCGATGGAAAATATGCCTTTTGTTCCGGTGGGGATCAAAGTGTCCGGGGGGATGCCGGTTATATCGGAGATGACGGTGTGCCGCGTTTAAATGTTCTTGACTTACAACGTCTGATCCGGTCTTTGCCTAAAGTGGTTATTGCTTTAGTGGCCGGATATGCCATCGGGGGAGGTCATGTTTTACACTTAATTTGTGACCTGACGATTGCCGCCGATAATGCGATTTTTGGACAAACTGGCCCGAAAGTTGGCAGTTTTGACGGAGGGTTTGGGGCTAGCTATTTAGCCCGAATTGTCGGACAAAAGAAAGCCCGAGAAATTTGGTTTTTATGTCGTCAATACAACGCCCAACAAGCGTTAGACATGGGATTAGTTAATTGTGTTGTTCCGGTAGAGCGATTAGAATCTGAAGGCATTCAATGGGCTAAGGAAATATTAGAAAAAAGTCCTCTGGCTATTCGGTGTCTTAAAGCCGCTTTTAATGCTGACTGTGATGGACAAGCAGGGTTACAAGAATTGGCCGGCAATGCGACTTTACTGTTTTATATGACTGAAGAAGGGGCAGAAGGTAAACAGGCTTTTTTAGAAAAGCGATCGCCTAATTTTCGTCAATATCCTTGGCTACCTTGATAATGGATAATGAACAATAGATAATGGATAATTAATTTGAAAAATTAACTAATTATCCATTTCTATTACTTATTGAATTTTGAACAAATTTTTTAAAATTAGCTATTAATTAAAGTTTGTTATGGTTAATAAGAGTTAGGAAAATCGAATCCTTAGAGAGAGTTAGATTGTTGAATGGCTAAAACCGTTACTTTTTCAGCAGAATCTTTTAAATGACATTGACCGGCATAAGTCAAAGTTAATGATTTTTCTAAACGGACTACTTCCCCTAAATTTTCCCAAGTCGAAGTAAAAGGATGGGCGGCTAAAGAACAGGCTTTCCACTGAGATTGAACCGGAACTCCTAATTGCTGGCACGTACCCCCCCGACGACCTTGGCTTTTATAATAACGACAGTACCGACAAGAAGACGTTGAAAAAGCGGCTGTGTTCATAGGGATATCTCTCAAAAAATAGTTTTTTATCTGAATTACTATTGCTGGACTTGCTCATGTATCTATTTTCCTTTAATCATCCTGACCATTGTTATCGCTGAACCGATGATTGTATCTAAATTTCAGTGATCCCCGTAGCCGTTATTCTATTCAGACTTTTTTAATAATTGCTTCATAAAAAGAAACAGAAGATTTTCTTTAATATTTTTTCAAGATAGATTTACTTAAGTAAAGTTAACTACTAACTCAGATAACCCTTTAGGGATCAAGGCTATTTTAGAGAAAAACCTAATGATTGTAGGATTAAAATTAATTTCAATCCCTAACTAACTGATGTTTTAACTTAAGTTATTACAAAAAATATTTAATCTTAATAAAATTTAAGTTGACCATTGTTGGGTCGCACAACAAGAACAGATAGACCATCGTTCGAGTTCACCGGCAGGGGTAGGACAATGACAACGGGGACAAAGGGGAAGACACTGTAACCGGTGTTGTCTGTTTTGCGCCCAACGTTGAAAGGTTAAGGAGAGATCATCTTTATTAGAGGCACGAAGGTTATTAAGGGAAATAACCGTTTCATCACTGCCGACAAAAGACGGATGTTGCTCCTCCAGATTAGCTTGAGCAGGGGAATCCTTGTCATCTGTCTGTAGGGAGTTATTCCAACCCGCCGGAGAAAAGCGAATGTCTTTGAGGGGTTCGGGTAACAGAGGGTTTAGTTTTTTCAGTAAAGAAAACCGTTGTAAAGATAAATTTTGTGCCCAAACCGAACTCGAAGTCGCTACCCATAAGACTTGTCGGTTGATAGACAAAGGACGAGTATTAGAGGCAACTTGAGGACTAACAACCGATTTCCAACCCTGCAACACTTGGCGGTAGAGTCGCACCTTTTCCCACCCCGGTTGTCCTTCAACAAAATTAATAATTTTAGAGACAGACTCAAGAGACATAATCCTAATTCCCGCGATACACTGAACAACATGACTCCCTTAAAGGGGACGTTTTTCGGTTGAGGAGTAAATTATGCACAACAAACATTCCAAGGCTAGTTTACCTAGTCAATCTTCTAACTTATCAGTCAATGAAACCGTCGTTAGTATCGTTCATCACTCAAAAAGCAAAAATACACCTGATGACGACTTAATTCCAGTCGAGGATAATACCCCTTCTTTAGAAGGCTATGAAATTTCCGCAAACGATGAACGGGTTGATCCCCCTCCAGAAAAACCCTGGTCAGAACAATTATTAACCCCTTGGAGTTTAGGATCATTATTACTTATATTATGTGGTAATCTTCTACTCCTTTGGGCACAAGAATCACCCGAAACACCCATCCTCAATCCCTCCACTAACTCTCAAGTGACACCCCAACAAACATCATCAGCCATCCCGGTCAATTTAACCCCGAAAAACTCACCCACCTTAACCTTAGATAATTTAAGTACCCTTTCTGTTCCCTCAGCCTCTACCCCTAAACCCTCAAATTCTGCTCCTAAACCCCCTCAAGTCTCCAATAAAATCCCTGTTCCCCATGCTGTCCCCCCTAAACCTCCCTCAAATTTAACCAATGCTTTGTTACCTCCCTCTTTACAACCTCAGTTAGTTCAAACCTATCCCATACAAGCTCCCCCTAGTCCTTCTCTGAGTCAAGCTTTGCCAGTTAATCCTTCGGTTGTTCAAGCTTCCCCCGTTCAACCTCCCCCCGTCCCCCAAAGTGCAGAAAAAAAGGCTCAGTTAGAACAAGAGCGGATTTTAGAAGAAATTCGCATCAGGGAACAAAAAGCCCCACCTTTAGGCTTTAATCATCAAACTAGAGCCAAATTAAGATCCGCCGGCAATCAGGAAGCTCCCGCAGAACTGATTCAACAATTGCAACAATTACAACAACAAAAAATCGACGAACTTAATCCAACCTATCCCCCAGAAACCAACAATTCTGCACAATAAAAAAGATTGCATTGACACTCCCACGCACTCTGTAAACTTCGTGCGGGGATTCTTGGTTCACTGACTCAACTTGTCCT belongs to Gloeothece citriformis PCC 7424 and includes:
- a CDS encoding DciA family protein → MSLESVSKIINFVEGQPGWEKVRLYRQVLQGWKSVVSPQVASNTRPLSINRQVLWVATSSSVWAQNLSLQRFSLLKKLNPLLPEPLKDIRFSPAGWNNSLQTDDKDSPAQANLEEQHPSFVGSDETVISLNNLRASNKDDLSLTFQRWAQNRQHRLQCLPLCPRCHCPTPAGELERWSICSCCATQQWST
- the rlmN gene encoding 23S rRNA (adenine(2503)-C(2))-methyltransferase RlmN, which codes for MTTQIETTSPQPKSQEVLLGKSLPQLTQWVQKQGQPSYRGKQLHQWIYEKGVRSLNEISVFPKSWREDLKDYPIGRSDIHYRSIAPDKTRKYLLRLEDGLIIETVGIPTEKRLTVCVSSQVGCPMDCDFCATGKGGFTRNLTASEIVDQVLTVQEDFQRRVSHVVFMGMGEPLLNLKEVVPAVRTLNEDVGIGMRSLTISTVGLPSKIEKLAQHQLQLTLAVSLHAPNQKLREQLIPSAKRYPLKYLLDNCHKYVEMTKRRVTFEYILLADVNDLPHHAQELATQIRGFQSHVNLIPYNPISEADYQRPNGERINAFMKILQEEKIAVSVRYSRGLQADAACGQLRERKASIIDN
- the menB gene encoding 1,4-dihydroxy-2-naphthoyl-CoA synthase, whose product is MEFEWQIAKTYEDILYHKGDGIAKITINRPHKRNAFRPKTVFELYDAFCDAREDQQIGVILLTGAGPHTDGKYAFCSGGDQSVRGDAGYIGDDGVPRLNVLDLQRLIRSLPKVVIALVAGYAIGGGHVLHLICDLTIAADNAIFGQTGPKVGSFDGGFGASYLARIVGQKKAREIWFLCRQYNAQQALDMGLVNCVVPVERLESEGIQWAKEILEKSPLAIRCLKAAFNADCDGQAGLQELAGNATLLFYMTEEGAEGKQAFLEKRSPNFRQYPWLP